Part of the Hippoglossus stenolepis isolate QCI-W04-F060 chromosome 4, HSTE1.2, whole genome shotgun sequence genome is shown below.
AAACTGACTGTAGGATAAAATGGTCAAAGCGATCGTGATGAAATCTGATAATTGTCTGAGTCCTGATGCTATTAAAGACCTTTGAAATGACCTCAGTGACCTTTCCAGCCGTTTCTCTGAATGTTCCCGTCGAGGTCACAACATGAAAAGAGGATTCCTTCCCCCGTTTGCTCTAAAATCTAATTCTGAAAAATAAGCtgagattaaaatatttttttattgtgaaagtgtaGAGATGATGTAACTTTGAGTTCACAgttaatgaaatgatttaaactCTTTAAACAGAATTTAATTGTTACTACGTCAGAGAGAATAAATATATTCTGTGAATCATTATCAATGTGTTGTAGTTATTTAATAACCTGCATCTTCTGTCAATAAACAACTTTCACCTCTGATTCTTTTAGTTTTAACAGCTTATATTGAACATTTAATAATTGTTCATGCAGCGAAGGAGAaatgatttgtctttttaaacacGACTGTTTTACAGAAAATCATTTGTAGAGACAATTGTTGTGAAGGACAAACAGTGACAGATCtgtaaaaaagacagaaactggTGCTTCTTCTGAACTTAATGATTTTAATCACAAGATTCTCATGACACAGATTTTATAATCCAGAACAGAAAAATACACGTTCAATTCTTTACAGTTTCCATCGACATGAATTCTGTGAGGAAAGTGAGACAAGTCATTTtgtgaaagatcatttttaaacacaataaGTGATCAAGAGATAAGTAAATCCAGCTCCTGGTCCCAGTCTCAATAATAAAGACACCAGTAAACTGTGAAACACTTAATATCACAAAGTTCTCTGGTTATTTTCAGAAAGAAACTGAAGACCTGTCTTTTAAAAATACCTTTAAATTTTACTTTGGAATAATTaacctttaaaataatgttGCTTTAGTTTTTAAGTCTATTGGTGTAATATCACTTTTTATCTCTGGTGCCTAAGTTTGAATCTTGTTTGAATATGTGAAGCACTTCGagcaacatgtttgtttgaatgtttcaaTGTAAATAAGTtgagtttaatattttttcctTGACAGATATAATTAgagttttttcccccacagCATATTTTTACACATGATGCGTATTTTGGACATTTGCAGTCCGTACAGAACAGGATTGAATAGTGGTTGACATGTTAGCCAATATAAAGATAACAACACACGTAACATCATGTTTAAACTGCTCATATTGAACCTGCTCTGAACTATTTCAAAGAAAGCCCCGAAGGAGAAGTTGAGCAGCGAGGCCAGGTGGGGGGTGCAGGTGCTGACGGCTTTTTGTCTCGTCTGCTTAgaaccagagaaacaaacctttaaaatcCTCACGTACGTGTAGAGGATTAAAACAACGAGACCAATTACTATAGAAAACATGTACACGAGTCCAAAGATGTTATTGACGGATGTGTCGGAACAGGCCAGCTTCACCAGAGAATAGTTGTCGCAGTAAACTTTGTTGATAATGTTCCCACAGAGTTTCAGACGAGCCGTTAGAGACACAATGACCAGGATCCCACAGACAGAGAATAACCAGATTACTGCAGTAAGAACAGCGACCTTGTTCACTGTCATAATGCTGTTATACTGTAGAGGGCAACATATAGCAAGGTATCGGTCATAAGACATAATGGCTAAAGTCATAAATTCTACGTGACCATAAGAGTGAACGCAGAagatctgcaggaaacaaagaggaagagaaacagtgTGAACGTCTGAGAGAATCTGAAgcaggaggaaaggaaacaaccCTGTGCTACCATACAGTTCATTTACAAacaggctgcacagaaacacgtaCATAGGTTCATGTAGACTTCTGTTCATACAGATAACGACAATCAGCAGCACGTTGGCACAAAGGATCAACAAGTACAACGACAGGACCAGCATGAAGAACAAGTATCTCAACAGTCCAGAGTCCAGATAAGCAGCCAGAGTGAAGTAAGAAACTCGGGAGGAGTTCATCACGGTTCTTTACGTTCACAAAACAAACGAGTTCATCGAACGATAAACTGAAACCACGATCCTCTCAAAGTGTAAAAACACTGGACTGTGATCCCCCCCGACTGAGCCCAGACGCCTGCAGCTTCCTTTAACCTTGAAACCTGGGAAACGCCCTCAGCTGCAGTGTCACAGTGCGACGTCTCAGGAgatcacatcaaacacacaaactaacgcagacacacaaaagaaacagCCACAGTCGTGTTTCTGTCTGAGTTCACTGGAGTCCTGTCATCCGTATATTCTCAGTATCGGGACTAAATcttacagaataaaataaacctgtCAAATGTTCCACAGGTATCACGTGTCAATAGTTTcttgcacagacagaaaactgatttTACATGGGTTTGATTTATACTTTACTCGTTTTCCAAGTAGTTGAAGTAAAGATGTCACATGATATATCATCTTTGAAATGTTAGCCATTCATGtctgtgtcacttcctgtccagaCTCATTACAGTGTGAGTTTTTGACCTTTTCTAAAGCATTGCCTGAGAACAAAGGCTTCAGTGATGGGGGCCActgtggctgagtggtagagcgttcgtcctccaaccagaaggtcggcagttcgatcaccagtcttccccatctggacaagatgctgaaccccgaattgtCCCAcatagaacaaaaaaagtgctgctaatagatgtgtgtgtgtgaatggcaaactgtactgtaaagttcTTTGAGTCATCAATGCTAGAAAAGTGCTAAAttaatacaaaccatttactgtTGTGGGCCAGATCAGGAGAATCTTTCAGAAGTGCAGAGATGGAAAACTGGCTGAAATGTCAAATCTCTCCTCCTatcaataacacaaacatactgtccctcacagtgagggagcagctgattggtcgatgcagagtggagtgaacgggctggggtgtaaggtttgaccatgtcctggatgtagactggaccagatccattcacagcacggtaccaagTACTAGAGTTTTGAAATGCGGATGcgggcagctactggtaaccagtgaagggagcggaggagtgtgagtgaactcaggttaaagaccagtggagctgctgcttcctggatgagctgcagaggtcggatggcagcaGTGCAGGTGCAGTAGTCTCGGcctgagatgaccagagcctggaccagaacctgcaccgccttctgagtgagaaggtggCGTGTTCTcacacagagttgtcaaaggtaatagtcaggtcgtgggtgggaggagcctttccctggaaggaaaagtagttcagtcttgtcaaggttaagtttcaggtggtgtgcagacatccactgagagatgtcagacagagattcctgctgctgcctgtgtttcagattgagGAAAcgagaggattagttgggtgtcatcagcgtagctgtggtaggaaaagccatgtgagtgaatgacagagccgagagagaagaggaggggacccaggacggaaccttgagggaccccagtagtgagaggacaaggttcagacacagatcctctccaagttacccggtaagtgtggtcgttgaggtaggatgagagcaggggcagagcagagcctgagacacccaggtcctgaggggggggggataaggatctggtggttcactgggtcaaatgcagcagagaggtctagaaggatgaggacagaggagagagaggcggctctagcagtgtgaagctgctcagagacagcaaggaggacCGTCTCAGTCGAGtggccttgaaaccagactggtgagggtcaagaaggttgttatggtggagatgggagagttgattaaagatcgCTCGCTCAGAGctgtggaaacaaagggaagaagagagacaggtctgtagtggTTTACTTCAGACGGGTCGAGGgggggtttcttcaggagagggtttactcttgcctccttcagagagttaggaaacagccagttgacaggaagtgttgataagatgggtgagaaaaggaagaaggtcaggagcgatagactggagaatgtgagatggggtcaagggggcaggtggtcgggGGCagaggttaccaaggtaagaacttgattgggagacgggggtgaaagaggaaagcgaaggggatgaagatgattGAAGTGTAGTTACAGAAGGAGGATTAGAGAATGAGGAGCGTaggtcatctatcttttttgtaaagtagttgacaaagtggcttggtagaaggggGACtgggggtcaaggaggttggaaaagatggagaagagtttttgGGTTTGAGAATGAGGATTGAAGTGTAGTTTGGtaaaagagcttttggctgcagaactggagacagagaaagaaaagagaggagactgATCAGTGAGCAGCTCATCAGGGTGTTTAGATCTTCACCATTTCCTTTGTGATGCTCATAGTGGCTCGGTCGGCTCGAGTCAGacggagctggggaggacttgGGCTCCGGCCTGaagtaagaggacagagaggagggagagaggaggtcagagaggagggagagagggagagaggaggtcagagaggagggagagagggagagaggaggtcagagaggagggagagagggaaagcgggagagaggaggtcagagaggagggagagagggagagaggagggagaggggaggacagagtagaaaggagacagtctgtggcagagttaggatgcatgagtgagaaggagtcagtggaagggagataaaacagaggaggagggagagagggagagaggaggtcagagaggaggtcagagaggagggagagaggaggtcagagaggaggagggagagaggagagagaggaggagggagagggagagagagaggaggtcagagaggagggagagaggagaggagggagagaggaggtcagagaggaggaggggaggtcagagaggaggagggagagaaggagagaggaggtcgagagaggagaacagagaggaggtcagagaggagggagagaggaggagggagagagggagagaggagggagagagagagagaggaggtcagagagggagggagagagaggagagaggaggtcagagaggagggagagaggaggtcagagaggaggagggagagaaggagagaggaggtcagagaggagaacagagagatcagagaggaggagagagggagagagggaggagagaggagggagagagggagagagagagaaggagagaggaggtcagagaggagggagagagggagagagagagagaaagagagaggaggtcagagaggaggtcagagaggagggagagagggagcaggtaCAGAGTCTGTTGAGGTGGTCGGGTTGTCAGTTTGAGAGAGTCAGAGATATAGAAGTGGTCAGAGACATGAAGTAGGATTACAGTGAGGTTAGAGGTAGAGCAGTTTCTGgaaggactgagtgagagagcaaaggaagacagtaaaagtaagaggtcagatgacttctctgtctggatgttGAAGTCACCCAGAAGGATAAGTGGAGGCCCATTTTCTGAGAAGTTTGAGAGGAGGACGTCTAATTCCTCCAAGAAAACTCCCAAAGGACCTGGTGGACGGGAGAGAACCACAATGGTTAATTGTACCAGATGAGTAACTGTCACagcatgaaattcaaaagacaGTGGGGTAAAGAGTGGCAGCGggtagagagaaaaactccattTGGGGGAGATGAGTAAACCTGAACCACCAGCCCTACCAGTGggtctgggtgtgtgggtgagagcagctgggggggggggatgtgttGTCCGGTGTGATCAAACTCTCGGTGAGAAGGAAGTCAAGCGATGCTGGGTAGCAAAGCCAGAGATGAAGTCCGTCTTGCAGGAAGCTGACTGGCAGTTCCAGAGGCCCCCTGTGGCAAGGTGCTGGGTATGTGTGGAACGGGGGGGGGGTAGATAGGAGAGGAAAGGTTACGGTAATGGTGTGAACGAGTGCGAGGCCTATAGTATCTACGAGTAGATCCGGGAACAGGGACGGAAAGTaaacacatattcaaataaaaggaaacagagcagcGTTATAAACCCCTCCCCCGAAGACTCCAACGAAAGACTCCTTTGTCTTCGTCCTCCTTTGTCTTCGTCCTCCGAGTCTTCATAAGACGCTTCAAACAATTCCTGGTTTTACACCAGAGTCGACGATGATTGgctacagctgtgctgaccacaCCCCCTGCTCATGAGTCAATCAGGCACCAGGTGGTAAAGGCCCAGCAACAGAAACTCAGCAGAGTTCAACACAAGAGAAACTTAATCAGTGAGTTTCACAAAATCTCCTAATTTACCAAAAACTGATTCTGGACAAAGTCTATTTACCTCAAAGGTAGAAAGTAAATAGAACTTAGTCCTGAACAGAATTGGAATAAAAGTCAAGCACTTTAACTCGAACTGGTTCTCTTTAACTCTCAATCACTGAAGTGAAACAAAGTCCTCATCCAATTCAAGGTAAGACCAAACAGTACAAACTAGTAATCTAGTTCACCTAAGACAGCAGATACAATAGTAATCTATTTATAGAGGATTTgcttcatttggttgccatggtgacatcatgatggtatcactagcagcatcagcaccttcaggcgcagtactccacagtagTACAGTTcccagtactacagtactctacagtactacagtactccacagtactagTTTCCAGTACTTCACAATATTACAGTACTCgacagtactccacagtactacagtactccactagttcaaatgcaccaaatgaacgtcctcgtggttcaaacattatatcatcggtggtgaagactgcagcttcttcttcttcttcttcttctactgtttaattgtgtctctacttcctgtgattggtccaaaagtccaaactatcaacaaagtgttttcactgcaaaccaacagaaccaggttcagtttgatccagacccagaactcttCTTCTGGTCTGAGTGTTGGACCAAGAACCAAAGTATGAACGAGTCCTCTCTTTGTAACTGGAGGCAAAAATCTCATGAACCTTATTTCCAGTAAAAGTATaattcaaatacacaaatattatAAGAGAATAatagaaatatgtttattaaaaGATCAGCTCAGAGTGAACATGTATAATATGTTTCTAAAGTTAAATATGTTGTCAACCCATCAGCTTGTGTTTctacaaatgttaaaaatacattagGGCCTATATTCTTTTGTTAATGAGGTCACTCTGTGGACGGCCCCTCAGCCAGAACTGTTAAAAGAAGATGTTTCAGAGCTTCAGCTCAGTTTGGACGAGCAGCAGGTGAACGTCACGATTCACTTCACGTCTGTGATTTGAAATCAGATCCTCTGTTTTCtagatgatgtttttctttactgaGCCGAGCCGGAATCTCCTGAATGTGTTTGATTCTGCACACGAGCGTgcgttttcttttgttttcacttcttcATGAAGCAAAAGAACCGTGATGAACTCCTCACGAGTTTCTTATTTCACTCTGGCTGCTTATCTGGACTCTGGACTGTTGAGATACTTGTTCTTCATGCTGGTCCTGTCGTTGTACTTGTTGATCCTTTGTGCCAACGTGCTGCTGATTGTCGTTATCTGTATGAACAGAAGTCTACATGAACCTATGtacgtgtttctgtgcagcctgtTTGTAAATGAACTGTATGGTAGCACAGGGTTGTTTCCTTTGCTCCTGGTTCAGATTCTCTCAGACGTTCACACTGTTTCTGCTTCAGTTTGTCTCCTGCaggttttttgtgtttattcttaCGGAAGTGTGGAATTTTTTAATTTAGCCGTGATGTCTTATGACCGATACCTGGCCATCTGTTGTCCTCTGCAGTACAACACACGTATGACAACTAAAAAAGTTACGATGCTAATTGCTGTAACGTGGTTGTTCCCTTTTCTTGCGATTGTTGTTTTGATATCATTGACTTCCCCTTTACAGCTGTGTGGAAACATCATTCACAAAGTTTACTGTGGAAACTACGCTATTGTCAAACTGTCGTGTTCTGACACCACAGTCAACAACGTCTACGGACTCATCTACACATTTCTCTCCATCATCCTTCCTCTGCTTTTAATCCTCTACACGCATAGAGGATTCTAAaggtttgtttctctggttccaaacagacgagacaaaaaGCCGTCAGCACCTGCACCCCCCACCTGGCCTCGCTGCTCAACTTCTCCTTCGGGGCTTGTTTTCAAATATTACAGAGCAGGTTCAATATGAGCAGTGTCCCACACATGTTGGGTATTGTATTATCTTTATACTTTCTAACGTGTCAGCCGCTCTTTACTCCCGTACTGTACGGACTGAAAATGTCTAAGATCTGGATCATGTGTAAACGTATGTTGTGTGGAAACATGTAGGTCAGtgtgaaaaaacaatacatgaaGTTCTTTTCTCACGTCATCATTAATGTTGCAGTTTAATGTCTGTGTGGTCAAATGTATTAATACTACAAAAAGGTGTCAtgtacaaatattttgtttcataaaaagttttttcttcttcacttgaTGTTTGTGTCTAAAGTCAACGACAGAATGTTTGATTGGAACCACGTGAAAAACAAGAAGCAAAATCCACCTTGTAGTCGGGGACACGTTTACTTATTAATAAATCCTCTgctaattattaaaaaaatacatgaataattatgtcaataaacattttataataatttatcatAATGAAAAATAGTGAAAATTCAAAAGACGTTCAGTTTCAGAATCAGaagtttattgcaacagtaaacatttaaacttttttgcacatttttaaaatgtcttattttgtcCAATAGTCCAGAAAAGGAATGTTATTTAATAAGATAACATTATaaatcagaataaaacaaatcatcacCTTCTAATCTTTTAATCgacttttgatttgttttctgtgtgttatttaaaacacatttctaggaccgccttctttctgtaacatctcaaacatcagacatgtcTCAAAAACACGCAGAAGaacgagtccaggcctttgttccatccagacgtgattattgtaattccttattctcaggctccagcaggaagtcgttaaagactctgcagtttgtcctaaatgctgcagcacgtgtcctgaagagaaccaggaccagagaccacatgtctcctgtgttagcctcactacactggcttcctgtttaGAATTATATGGCAGcatcaaaccttaaagagctcatcgtaccttatcaccactagagccctgagctcccagaattcaggctgtcgtccctaaagtctctagaggaggagccagagcttcagcatcaagctcctctcctgtggaatcatctcagcttcagttgtggaggcagactccctctgtacgttgaagattcaaaccttccttCATGATAAATGTCTCAACACGTTACTGACGTgacttcttcaccagagtcCTGCTGCTTCATCGTTTGTAGCTCCAGGatcacagctgcagccacatcgtggatcctgatggtggatcctgatcatggtcagctgacaccatcaggatccatggTGATCTAATGTTTAAACTTGTagtttaaaatgaattcataGATTCAACCTTTAAGCTCTGACCTGATATCTATTGGCTCAGAAAACAACTGGCCTATGACGTCACCTTTGACCCCTTcacttagggttagggtcaaaTAACTGCCAACAGCAACTAGCCAGTATCAACCTGGATCACATGAAGGACTGGAAGCCAAGTTGTGGACGATAATGTTTCCAGCGGCTGTTTGTAAAAGGTGTGGACAAAGTGTGAGCATAGCTGCAAGCTAAGCACGTGGATGCtgaggaaacagctgcaggaacatgtggaggaagaagaggccaGAACCCATCATGGCTGACGGGTCACAGGCCACAGATTACtggctctgtgctgctctggaTGAGACTTGGAGATAAGTGTGGATAACGGCTCAGCTCCAGTTAAAGCTCTGCTGGTGCAGGTTTACAGAAACGGACCAGTGCCAGACTCTGGTTtgtacactcacacatatacatatgAGAGATAGAATGAAAAACAGGAGCGCTCTCTCGGTCAGTCCTCTCACAACGAcgtcactctgctgctgtgggcGTCACTGACTTAAAGAGTTCAGGTCACTGCCTCATCTCCGTTCACACTCTGTATTATTCTGACTCTCGTGCACTGAAGGTTCTTCACTTCTTTAGCATGATCTTCTTTTACATCATATAAATCTGCTGATTGTGAGTTTGatggttttatcattttctgaacagtgttgttgttttacaaactgaaatgtgGAGGAATATAAACTCCTCCCGAGTTTCTTACTTCACTCTGGCTGCTTATCTGGACTCTGGACTGTTGAGATACTTGTTCTTCATGCTGGTCCTGTTGTTGTACTTGTTGATCCTTTGTGCCAACGTGCTGCTGATTGTCGTTATCTGTATGAACAGAAGTCTACATGAACCTATGtacgtgtttctgtgcagcctgtTTGTAAATGAACTGTATGGTAGCACAGGGTTGTTTCCTTTGCTCCTGGTTCAGATTCTCTCAGACGTTCACACTGTTTCTcgtcctctttgtttcctgcagatctTTTGTGTTCACTCTTATGTTTGTATTGATATTTAAACTTAACCGTGATGTCTTATGACCGATACCTGGCCATCTGTTGTCCTCTGCAGTACAACACACGTATGACAACTAAAAAGTTACGATGCTAATTGCTGTAACGTGGTTGTTCCCTTTTCTTGCGATTGTTGTTTTGATATCATTGACTTCCCTTTACAGCTGTGTGGAAACATCATTCACAAAGTTTACTGTGACAATTATTCTGTGGTCAAACTGTCGTGTTCTGACACCACAGTCAACAACGTCTACGGACTCATCTACACATTTCTCTCCATCATCCTTCCTCTGCTTTTAATCCTCTACACGTACATGAGGATTCTAAaggtttgtttctctggttccaaacagacgagacaaaaaGCCGTCAGCACCTGCACCCCCCACCTGGCCTCGCTGCTCAACTTCTCCTTCGggtttgttttcaaatattacAGAGCAGGTTCAATATGAGCAGTGTCCCACACATGTTGGGTATTGTATTATCTTTATACTTTCTAACGTGTCAGCCGCTCTTTACTCCCGTACTGTACGGACTGAAAATGTCTAAGATCTGGATCATGTGTAAACGTATGTTGTGTGGAAACATGTAGGTCAGtgtgaaaaaacaatacatgaaGTTCTTTTCTCACGTCATCATTAATGTTGCAGTTTAATGTCTGTGTGGTCAAATGTATTAATACTACAAAAAGGTGTCAtgtacaaatattttgtttcataaaaagttttttcttcttcacttgaTGTTTGTGTCTAAAGTCAACGACAGAATGTTTGATTGGAACCACGTGAAAAACAAGAAGCAAAATCCACCTTGTAGTCGGGGACACGTTTACTTATTAATAAATCCTCTgctaattattaaaaaaatacatgaataattatgtcaataaacattttataataatttatcatAATGAAAAATAGTGAAAATTCAAAAGACGTTCAGTTTCAGAATCAGaagtttattgcaacagtaaacatttaaacttttttgcacatttttaaaatgtcttattttgtcCAATAGTCCAGAAAAGGAATGTTATTTAATAAGATAACATTATaaatcagaataaaacaaatcatcacCTTCTAATCTTTTAATCgacttttgatttgttttctgtgtgttatttaaaacacatttctaggaccgccttctttctgtaacatctcaaacatcagacatgtcTCAAAAACACGCAGAAGaacgagtccaggcctttgttccatccagacgtgattattgtaattccttattctcaggctccagcaggaagtcgttaaagactctgcagcttgtcctaaatgctgcagcacgtgtcctgaagagaaccaggaccagagaccacatgtctcctgtgttagcctcactacactggcttcctgtttaGAATTATATGGCAGcatcaaaccttaaagagctcatcgtaccttatcaccactagagccctgagctcccagaattcaggctgtcgtccctaaagtctctagaggaggagccagagcttcagcatcaagctcctctcctgtggaatcatctcagcttcagttgtggaggcagactccctctgtacgttgaagattcaaaccttccttCATGATAAATGTCTCAACACGTTACTGACGTgacttcttcaccagagtcCTGCTGCTTCATCGTTTGTAGCTCCAGGatcacagctgcagccacatcgcggatcctgatggtggatcctgatcatggtcagctgacaccatcaggatccatggTGATCTAATGTTTAAACTTGTagtttaaaatgaattcataGATTCAACCTTTAAGCTCTGACCTGATATCTATTGGCTCAGAAAACAACTGGCCTATGACGTCACCTTTGACCCTTcacttagggttagggtcaaaTAACTGCCAACAGCAACTAGCCAGTATCAACCTGGATCACATGAAGGACTGGAAGCCAAGTTGTGGACGATAATGTTTCCAGCGGCTGTTTGTAAAGGTGTGGACAAAGTGTGAGCATAGCTGCAAGCTAA
Proteins encoded:
- the LOC118106024 gene encoding olfactory receptor 6N1-like — protein: MNSSRVSYFTLAAYLDSGLLRYLFFMLVLSLYLLILCANVLLIVVICMNRSLHEPMYVFLCSLFVNELYGSTGLFPFLLLQILSDVHTVSLPLCFLQIFCVHSYGHVEFMTLAIMSYDRYLAICCPLQYNSIMTVNKVAVLTAVIWLFSVCGILVIVSLTARLKLCGNIINKVYCDNYSLVKLACSDTSVNNIFGLVYMFSIVIGLVVLILYTYVRILKVCFSGSKQTRQKAVSTCTPHLASLLNFSFGAFFEIVQSRFNMSSLNMMLRVLLSLYWLTCQPLFNPVLYGLQMSKIRIMCKNMLWGKKL
- the LOC118106010 gene encoding LOW QUALITY PROTEIN: olfactory receptor 11A1-like (The sequence of the model RefSeq protein was modified relative to this genomic sequence to represent the inferred CDS: inserted 1 base in 1 codon) translates to MNSSRVSYFTLAAYLDSGLLRYLFFMLVLSLYLLILCANVLLIVVICMNRSLHEPMYVFLCSLFVNELYGSTGLFPLLLVQILSDVHTVSASVCLLQVFCVYSYGSVEFFNLAVMSYDRYLAICCPLQYNTRMTTKKVTMLIAVTWLFPFLAIVVLISLTSPLQLCGNIIHKVYCGNYAIVKLSCSDTTVNNVYGLIYTFLSIILPLLLILYTHXRILKVCFSGSKQTRQKAVSTCTPHLASLLNFSFGACFQILQSRFNMSSVPHMLGIVLSLYFLTCQPLFTPVLYGLKMSKIWIMCKRMLCGNM